From one Esox lucius isolate fEsoLuc1 chromosome 11, fEsoLuc1.pri, whole genome shotgun sequence genomic stretch:
- the emc10 gene encoding ER membrane protein complex subunit 10 isoform X1, translating to MASGGPSFLLLSMVPTILLLCIDFACCNTGRRTSDGLDTDFTGFSVPLEHSFEVDDVSQFRVRGALQLRGGRETSVSLSQNQLSEEDRSTLKEVAAVDGLYRIRVPRVSLSADRQSDRPMDGFLTAFVRACSLVESHLSDVITLHTDVSGFLIGVSIVTIPGACRGTEVEDEVDLEAFNTTLNVIAPTNAPQPETALFIERMDMENEKRGKPQEQKSFFAKYWMYIVPLVLFLMMSGAQDQSGGGAGGGGANGGR from the exons ATGGCTTCAGGAGGACCGTCGTTTTTGTTACTGTCAATGGTTCCAACAATATTGCTATTATGTATTGATTTTGCGTGTTGCAACACTGGCAGAAGG ACTAGTGATGGGCTGGACACAGATTTCACTGGATTCTCTGTGCCTCTTGAACATTCCTTTGAAGTTG ATGACGTGTCTCAGTTCCGTGTGCGTGGAGCCCTCCAGTtgaggggggggagggagacaagCGTGTCCCTCTCTCAGAATCAACTATCAGAGGAGGACAGGAGCACACTAAAG GAAGTGGCTGCGGTAGATGGTCTCTACAGAATCCGAGTGCCCAGAGTGTCTTTGTCGGCAGATCGACAGAGCGATCGGCCGATGGACGGCTTCCTGACAGCCTTTGTCagagca TGCTCTCTGGTTGAGTCCCATCTCAGCGACGTCATCACCCTCCACACCGATGTCTCTGGCTTTCTCATCGGCGTCTCCATTGTGACCATTCCAGGCGCTTGTCGAGGGACAGAGGTTGAGGACGAGGTCGACCTGGAGGCTTTTAACACCACTCTGAACGTCATAGCTCCTACGAATGCGCCCCA GCCAGAGACCGCTCTGTTTATTGAGCGCATGGACATGGAAAACGAAAAGAGAGGGAAGCCACAGGAGCAGAAATCCTTCTTTGCCAAATAT TGGATGTACATTGTTCCCCTCGTTCTCTTCTTGATGATGTCAGGAGCACAGGATCAGTCCGGGGgcggagccggtggaggagggGCCAATGGAGGTCGATGA
- the emc10 gene encoding ER membrane protein complex subunit 10 isoform X2, whose protein sequence is MASGGPSFLLLSMVPTILLLCIDFACCNTGRRTSDGLDTDFTGFSVPLEHSFEVDDVSQFRVRGALQLRGGRETSVSLSQNQLSEEDRSTLKEVAAVDGLYRIRVPRVSLSADRQSDRPMDGFLTAFVRACSLVESHLSDVITLHTDVSGFLIGVSIVTIPGACRGTEVEDEVDLEAFNTTLNVIAPTNAPQPETALFIERMDMENEKRGKPQEQKSFFAKYWYLILGGAIFLMASSSAQAPAGGAEEQQS, encoded by the exons ATGGCTTCAGGAGGACCGTCGTTTTTGTTACTGTCAATGGTTCCAACAATATTGCTATTATGTATTGATTTTGCGTGTTGCAACACTGGCAGAAGG ACTAGTGATGGGCTGGACACAGATTTCACTGGATTCTCTGTGCCTCTTGAACATTCCTTTGAAGTTG ATGACGTGTCTCAGTTCCGTGTGCGTGGAGCCCTCCAGTtgaggggggggagggagacaagCGTGTCCCTCTCTCAGAATCAACTATCAGAGGAGGACAGGAGCACACTAAAG GAAGTGGCTGCGGTAGATGGTCTCTACAGAATCCGAGTGCCCAGAGTGTCTTTGTCGGCAGATCGACAGAGCGATCGGCCGATGGACGGCTTCCTGACAGCCTTTGTCagagca TGCTCTCTGGTTGAGTCCCATCTCAGCGACGTCATCACCCTCCACACCGATGTCTCTGGCTTTCTCATCGGCGTCTCCATTGTGACCATTCCAGGCGCTTGTCGAGGGACAGAGGTTGAGGACGAGGTCGACCTGGAGGCTTTTAACACCACTCTGAACGTCATAGCTCCTACGAATGCGCCCCA GCCAGAGACCGCTCTGTTTATTGAGCGCATGGACATGGAAAACGAAAAGAGAGGGAAGCCACAGGAGCAGAAATCCTTCTTTGCCAAATAT TGGTATTTGATTCTTGGAGGCGCAATCTTCCTCATGGCCAGCAGTTCGGCACAAGCCCCAGCAGGGGGAGCCGAAGAGCAGCAGAGCTGA